In a single window of the Osmerus eperlanus chromosome 4, fOsmEpe2.1, whole genome shotgun sequence genome:
- the ormdl2 gene encoding ORM1-like protein 2 isoform X2 has protein sequence MNVGVAHSEVNPNTRVMNSRGIWLAYLLLITVLHIVLLSIPFLTVPLVWTLTNVIHNLVMYLFLHTVKGTPFETPDQGKARLLTHWEQMDYGIQFTSSRKFLTISPIVL, from the exons ATGAATGTGGGTGTGGCTCACAGCGAGGTGAACCCCAACACACGGGTTATGAACAGTAGAGGGATCTGGCTGGCCTATCTGCTGCTGATCACAGTGCTTCACATTGTCCTCCTCAGCATCCCTTTCTTAACCGTACCCCTTGTCTGGACCCTTACAAATGTTATCCATAATCTG GTGATGTACTTGTTCTTGCACACTGTGAAGGGAACTCCCTTTGAGACGCCAGACCAAGGCAAAGCTCGTCTCCTCACACACTGGGAACAAATGGACTATGGAATCCAGTTCACATCTTCTCGCAAATTCCTCACCATCTCACCTATTgtgctgtaa
- the ormdl2 gene encoding ORM1-like protein 2 isoform X1, translating to MNVGVAHSEVNPNTRVMNSRGIWLAYLLLITVLHIVLLSIPFLTVPLVWTLTNVIHNLVMYLFLHTVKGTPFETPDQGKARLLTHWEQMDYGIQFTSSRKFLTISPIVLYILASFYTKYDPTHFLINTGSLLSVLLPKLPQFHGVRIFGINKY from the exons ATGAATGTGGGTGTGGCTCACAGCGAGGTGAACCCCAACACACGGGTTATGAACAGTAGAGGGATCTGGCTGGCCTATCTGCTGCTGATCACAGTGCTTCACATTGTCCTCCTCAGCATCCCTTTCTTAACCGTACCCCTTGTCTGGACCCTTACAAATGTTATCCATAATCTG GTGATGTACTTGTTCTTGCACACTGTGAAGGGAACTCCCTTTGAGACGCCAGACCAAGGCAAAGCTCGTCTCCTCACACACTGGGAACAAATGGACTATGGAATCCAGTTCACATCTTCTCGCAAATTCCTCACCATCTCACCTATTgtgct GTATATTTTGGCCAGTTTCTACACCAAGTACGACCCCACACATTTCCTGATCAACACAGGGTCCCTCCTCAGTGTCCTCCTTCCTAAACTCCCCCAGTTCCATGGTGTACGTATATTTGGGATTAACAAGTACTGA